Proteins encoded within one genomic window of Xiphophorus maculatus strain JP 163 A chromosome 11, X_maculatus-5.0-male, whole genome shotgun sequence:
- the LOC102230488 gene encoding protein FAM53C-like has protein sequence MPESSYWQLCPPSKTSLQGGFLSSSFPPGPLPLVPPDAHLQEAGDPLEGGPSEPQRPLAPSTSASELSLSGAAAAPPPGPGPPPPPPPPPKRHCRSLSVPEDLSRCRYTWRPSASRVWTPVSRQQCHGGTGGGVAGGGGGVAVAAGGMGMAGGGACPLRAPSSSLTSSLHSSSSPTFFSLALSPDSPLPWSFPWDPSEAAAGGGACCCFFPSPSSCSSSPSPLHPPPPPQRRFSLSPVLIRDSATSTFLPPPPVPSQAAPPPPGYAAGAAAGGPVPPSPSSACSTPSSLRRSLPPQLPRCHSQPCDLLLLKPGLKRRRDPDRPCARPVLDFTKMTQTRSIDPQCLERGGGRLACGGDVCMGMEAFMGDFRGSCSPAECLGRTSIGPLSESDEECREDDEDEEEEAEEREAAQQAVFERDCTELDLNLIEEN, from the exons ATGCCTG AGAGCAGCTACTGGCAGCTCTGCCCTCCCTCTAAGACCAGCCTGCAGGGGGGGTTTCTGAGCTCTAGTTTCCCCCCCGGCCCCTTGCCCCTGGTGCCCCCCGATGCCCACCTTCAGGAGGCCGGCGACCCCTTGGAGGGCGGCCCCTCTGAGCCCCAGCGACCCCTGGCACCCAGCACCTCGGCGTCAGAGCTGTCCCTGTCTGGGGCGGCGGCGGCGCCCCCCCCGGGGCCTGGACCACCCCCTCCGCCACCACCGCCCCCCAAGCGCCACTGCCGCTCGCTGTCGGTACCGGAGGACCTATCGCGTTGCCGCTACACCTGGCGGCCCAGCGCTTCTCGCGTCTGGACTCCCGTCAGCCGCCAGCAGTGCCACGGCGGCACGGGCGGAGGCGTGGCGGGCGGGGGCGGGGGCGTGGCGGTGGCGGCAGGGGGTATGGGCATGGCGGGGGGCGGAGCCTGCCCGCTGCGTGCCCCCAGCTCTTCTCTGACCTCGTCGCTGCACTCCTCTTCCAGCCCCACCTTCTTCAGCCTGGCGCTGTCGCCGGACTCCCCATTGCCATGGAGCTTCCCCTGGGACCCCAGTGAGGCGGCGGCAGGGGGTGGagcctgctgctgcttttttccctccccctcctcctgctCGTCATCGCCCTCCCCCCTTCACCCGCCTCCGCCCCCCCAGCGGCGCTTCTCCCTCTCACCGGTGCTCATCAGAGACTCGGCCACCTCCACCTTCCTTCCTCCACCTCCAGTCCCCAGCCAGGCGGCACCGCCCCCGCCGGGCTACGCCGCTGGCGCTGCCGCTGGGGGGCCGGTACCTCCCTCGCCCTCTTCTGCCTGCAGCACGCCGTCTTCTCTCCGCCGCAGTCTCCCGCCGCAGCTGCCCCGCTGCCACTCGCAGCCCTGTGACCTACTGCTGCTGAAGCCGGGCTTGAAGCGGCGCCGCGATCCCGACCGACCCTGCGCCCGGCCCGTCCTCGACTTCACCAAGATGACGCAG ACACGCAGCATCGACCCGCAGTGCCTGGAGCGCGGCGGCGGTAGGTTAGCCTGTGGCGGCGATGTCTGCATGGGCATGGAGGCCTTTATGGGCGACTTTCGGGGCTCCTGCTCGCCTGCCGAGTGCCTGGGCCGCACCAGCATCGGGCCGCTGAGCGAGAGTGACGAGGAGTGCCGTGAGGACGAtgaggacgaagaggaggaggcggaggagcgTGAGGCGGCACAGCAGGCCGTATTTGAGAGGGATTGTacagaactggacctgaacTTGATAGAAGAAAACTGA
- the LOC102224270 gene encoding heat shock protein beta-11-like gives MLCPSIFQATPAAMRPFLELHWPIRSLWPETRPLFFQMEQEMIRHMQEMRQSMEYMERLHQKIFEEIDQTSCSAGALRPISFQELGKDSDKFALSLDTAEFAPQELSVKQVGRKLQVSGRTEKKQEDGKGSYSYRCQEFRQEFDLPNGVDPETVSCSLVGGRLQIQAPREKPPSDGKERIIPINVTSAPAITSENSSPPADSSLAEKN, from the coding sequence ATGTTGTGTCCCAGCATCTTCCAGGCGACTCCGGCTGCCATGAGGCCCTTCTTGGAGCTGCACTGGCCCATCCGCAGCCTGTGGCCCGAGACCCGGCCGCTCTTCTTCCAAATGGAGCAGGAGATGATTCGCCACATGCAGGAGATGAGGCAGAGCATGGAGTACATGGAGCGGCTGCACCAGAAGATCTTCGAAGAGATCGACCAGACTTCCTGCTCTGCGGGGGCTTTGAGGCCCATTTCCTTCCAGGAGCTGGGGAAGGACAGTGACAAGTTCGCACTGAGTCTGGACACGGCCGAGTTTGCCCCGCAGGAGCTGTCCGTTAAACAGGTCGGCAGGAAGCTGCAGGTGAGTGGCAGAACGGAGAAGAAGCAGGAGGACGGAAAGGGCTCCTATTCCTACAGGTGTCAGGAGTTCAGGCAGGAGTTTGACCTGCCGAACGGCGTCGACCCAGAGACTGTCAGCTGCTCGCTGGTGGGGGGGCGGCTGCAGATCCAGGCGCCCCGGGAGAAACCGCCAAGCGACGGGAAAGAACGAATCATCCCCATCAACGTCACCTCTGCCCCGGCCATTACCTCAGAGAACAGCAGCCCCCCCGCGGACAGCAGCCTAGCCGagaaaaactga